The sequence GGTGGCGGCCACAGTAAAGAGATACTGCGCCGACTCGATGAAAAGGCGCATTTATATAGTTTTGATCAGGATCCAGATGCCGAGAAGAACATTGTAAACGACGATCGCTTTACATTTGTACGCAGCAACTTCAGATATCTGAAGAACTGGATGCGCTATTACGGCGTGGACCATATCGACGGTTTGCTGGCCGACTTAGGTGTATCGAGCCATCACTTTGATGATGAAACACGTGGTTTCTCTTTCCGATTCGACGCCCCATTGGATATGCGTATGAACAAACGAGCCGGAACTACCGCTGCCGAGATTCTCAACACCTACGATGAGGAGCAGTTGGCCGACATCTTCTATATCTACGGCGAACTGAAGAATGCCCGCAAGATAGCATCCATCATTGCCAAGACACGCAATGAGAAGAAGATTGAGACTACTGGCGACCTGATGAGCGCCACCGAGAAACTCTTCCAGCGCGAACGCGAGAAGAAAGAGATGGCCAAGATGTTCCAGGCCCTACGTATAGAGGTGAATCACGAGATGGATGCCCTGAAGGAGATGCTGAACGGCGCCAAGGATCTGCTTGGCGAAGGTGGACGCCTGTCGGTCATCACCTACCACTCGCTCGAGGACCGCATCGTGAAGAACATGATGAAAGCCGGCAACGTAGAAGGTAAGATTAAGCAAGACTTCTTCGGTCGTATCGAGGCGCCTTTCCGCCTGATAAACAACAAGGTGATTGTGCCCAGCGACGAGGAGCAGCAACAGAACCCTCGTAGCCGTAGCGCCAAATTGAG is a genomic window of Xylanibacter ruminicola 23 containing:
- the rsmH gene encoding 16S rRNA (cytosine(1402)-N(4))-methyltransferase RsmH; the protein is MITTAETYHVPVLLHESIDGLAIKSGGIYVDVTFGGGGHSKEILRRLDEKAHLYSFDQDPDAEKNIVNDDRFTFVRSNFRYLKNWMRYYGVDHIDGLLADLGVSSHHFDDETRGFSFRFDAPLDMRMNKRAGTTAAEILNTYDEEQLADIFYIYGELKNARKIASIIAKTRNEKKIETTGDLMSATEKLFQREREKKEMAKMFQALRIEVNHEMDALKEMLNGAKDLLGEGGRLSVITYHSLEDRIVKNMMKAGNVEGKIKQDFFGRIEAPFRLINNKVIVPSDEEQQQNPRSRSAKLRIAEKI